In Candidatus Poribacteria bacterium, a single genomic region encodes these proteins:
- a CDS encoding class I SAM-dependent methyltransferase, producing the protein MSAAFVRFKRWVKKHRWLYAVASCPYAAPVWDRRVARLIREAGPLARVADVGAGERKRAPHVWNLEIVPMPGTDVVGDCHRLPFADSSLELVIIEAVLEHVRDPAAVVDEIRRALLPGGIVCAAVPFLQGFHASPADYQRWTLAGFEALFAAFDVGESGVCVGPTASLHWVLREWVGLVVSFGNLWIAKVVAWLVGWATAPLLLLDLWLARRRDSHQIASAVYVIAQRPPTT; encoded by the coding sequence ATGAGCGCGGCGTTCGTACGGTTCAAGCGATGGGTGAAGAAGCATCGGTGGCTGTATGCCGTCGCCTCGTGTCCCTATGCGGCGCCCGTATGGGATCGACGGGTCGCGCGGCTGATCCGCGAGGCGGGTCCCCTGGCTCGCGTCGCCGACGTGGGAGCCGGCGAGCGGAAACGCGCCCCGCATGTGTGGAACCTGGAGATCGTCCCGATGCCGGGCACGGACGTTGTCGGTGACTGCCACAGGCTGCCCTTCGCCGATTCGTCCCTGGAACTCGTGATCATCGAAGCGGTGTTGGAACACGTCAGAGACCCGGCGGCGGTTGTGGACGAGATACGCCGGGCGCTCCTGCCAGGAGGCATCGTCTGCGCCGCCGTGCCTTTCCTGCAAGGATTCCACGCCTCGCCGGCGGACTACCAGCGCTGGACGCTCGCCGGATTCGAGGCTTTGTTCGCCGCGTTCGATGTCGGCGAATCCGGCGTGTGCGTCGGACCGACGGCATCGCTGCACTGGGTCTTGCGCGAGTGGGTCGGACTGGTCGTGTCGTTCGGGAACCTGTGGATCGCGAAGGTCGTCGCCTGGCTGGTCGGGTGGGCGACCGCGCCGCTCCTGTTGCTCGACCTCTGGCTGGCGCGACGACGCGATTCGCATCAGATCGCCAGCGCCGTCTACGTCATTGCACAGCGACCACCCACAACGTAA
- a CDS encoding Gfo/Idh/MocA family oxidoreductase — MSKSLGVLVHGAGWVSTQHIKAFEGNPHTRVVAVSSRRLSSARARVEEAGLRDAGVYDDFDAALKHDGVDIVCVCTPQQHHAANTIAAANAGKHVVIEKPIANGIDEIRAMRDAVHKAGVRTIVSFVLRWNPLFETLKAMIADDALGKVYAVEADYQHDIASWWTGYEDARKKTTGVSAFVTGGCHAIDAIRWFAGAGQFEAAKATEVFAYCGGWRKGLNREYDYLAGKWVENAPPLEYEDFEVAIVKFDNGAIGKVSVNYGAIMPYTFPLEIFGNKGTVKDNRVWSHKFPGQKSWVTIPTILPDSADVTHHPFQGQMDHFVECILAGRESHCNLNDAIHTHEIAFAAQECYRTGQPVKLPLLK, encoded by the coding sequence ATGTCGAAGTCGCTAGGCGTGCTCGTCCACGGAGCGGGTTGGGTCTCGACACAGCACATCAAGGCATTCGAGGGGAATCCGCACACGCGCGTCGTTGCGGTGTCGAGCCGTCGCCTGTCGAGCGCTCGGGCGCGCGTCGAGGAGGCGGGGTTGAGGGACGCCGGCGTGTACGACGACTTCGACGCGGCGCTCAAGCACGACGGTGTCGATATCGTCTGCGTGTGCACGCCGCAGCAGCACCACGCCGCCAACACAATCGCGGCAGCGAACGCTGGCAAGCACGTGGTCATCGAAAAGCCCATCGCGAACGGCATCGACGAGATCCGCGCGATGCGCGACGCCGTGCACAAGGCGGGCGTGCGGACCATCGTCAGCTTCGTGCTGCGGTGGAACCCGCTCTTCGAGACGCTAAAGGCGATGATCGCCGATGACGCCCTCGGCAAGGTCTACGCCGTCGAGGCGGATTACCAGCACGACATCGCCAGTTGGTGGACGGGCTACGAGGATGCCCGCAAGAAGACAACCGGCGTCAGCGCGTTCGTCACGGGCGGATGCCACGCCATCGACGCGATCCGCTGGTTCGCGGGAGCCGGTCAGTTCGAGGCGGCGAAGGCGACCGAGGTGTTCGCCTATTGTGGCGGCTGGCGCAAAGGCTTGAACCGCGAGTACGACTACCTCGCCGGGAAGTGGGTCGAGAACGCCCCGCCGTTGGAATACGAGGACTTCGAGGTCGCCATCGTCAAGTTCGACAACGGAGCCATCGGCAAGGTGTCGGTGAACTACGGGGCGATCATGCCGTACACGTTCCCGCTGGAGATCTTCGGCAACAAGGGAACCGTGAAGGACAACCGCGTCTGGTCGCACAAGTTCCCGGGGCAGAAGAGCTGGGTCACGATCCCGACGATCCTGCCGGACAGCGCCGACGTCACGCACCACCCGTTCCAGGGTCAGATGGATCACTTCGTCGAGTGCATCCTTGCGGGACGCGAGTCGCACTGCAATCTGAACGACGCGATCCACACGCACGAGATCGCGTTCGCGGCTCAAGAGTGCTACCGGACAGGGCAGCCCGTGAAGCTGCCGCTCCTGAAATAG
- a CDS encoding M20 family metallopeptidase — MPRHRRDPLVRGSRSVRGGEGDRGVRLLWRLAQRLEPRVRLPRREVGRERPAVGIRGLRGRHRQVRQRSHRQGVGELRGDHAVHVPAGDLRQQGNREGQPRLVAQVPGAEELGHDPDDPAGQRRRHAPPVPGSDGSLRRVHPCGTRVALQSERRDPHARDRVRGSRVLPDRAAREAAAPEIAPGMTALDSDCLRRLEAAIQPDRLLRMAWELVNIPSPTGDTRAATEHYAGLLSDAGLRVRLTDPLPNAPNLAATLEGTRAGPTLQFDGHIDTIAHVVPGFDGSERVEPLPHPPPRIHGETLYGRGAADMKGGLAVIAEAARVFAEVGFPYPGRLLVTTHGWHEAPFGYGQDVREMIRAGDIGDAALIAEGPHDFLAVAGRGMAIFRAVLTRDGDVQHENATPPGTPHPLFAAGHLLARIEAFRARLAERSHVLLQPETIFVGEAHGGDFYNRFPNRAQIVGTRRWHPERSFEDVQAEFGEIVRSVGSETGVHVAVEWQLVREGYRVPDASPIVAAASESFRLVRGSEPRIEGFASVGDAATWTREGGVPALWFGPRAVGAHSDLESIALPDMVERTRMFLAAAVAYFSMH, encoded by the coding sequence ATGCCACGCCATCGACGCGATCCGCTGGTTCGCGGGAGCCGGTCAGTTCGAGGCGGCGAAGGCGACCGAGGTGTTCGCCTATTGTGGCGGCTGGCGCAAAGGCTTGAACCGCGAGTACGACTACCTCGCCGGGAAGTGGGTCGAGAACGCCCCGCCGTTGGAATACGAGGACTTCGAGGTCGCCATCGTCAAGTTCGACAACGGAGCCATCGGCAAGGTGTCGGTGAACTACGGGGCGATCATGCCGTACACGTTCCCGCTGGAGATCTTCGGCAACAAGGGAACCGTGAAGGACAACCGCGTCTGGTCGCACAAGTTCCCGGGGCAGAAGAGCTGGGTCACGATCCCGACGATCCTGCCGGACAGCGCCGACGTCACGCACCACCCGTTCCAGGGTCAGATGGATCACTTCGTCGAGTGCATCCTTGCGGGACGCGAGTCGCACTGCAATCTGAACGACGCGATCCACACGCACGAGATCGCGTTCGCGGCTCAAGAGTGCTACCGGACAGGGCAGCCCGTGAAGCTGCCGCTCCTGAAATAGCGCCAGGCATGACCGCGCTCGACAGCGATTGCCTGCGACGGCTCGAAGCCGCCATCCAACCGGATCGGCTCCTGCGAATGGCGTGGGAGCTCGTCAACATACCCAGCCCGACCGGCGACACGCGCGCCGCGACGGAGCACTATGCCGGTCTCCTGTCCGATGCCGGTCTCCGCGTCCGGCTCACCGATCCTCTTCCGAACGCGCCGAATCTGGCTGCCACACTGGAGGGAACCAGGGCGGGCCCGACCCTCCAGTTCGATGGGCACATCGACACCATCGCCCATGTCGTCCCCGGCTTCGACGGCTCTGAGCGCGTGGAACCGTTGCCGCACCCGCCGCCGCGCATCCACGGCGAGACGCTCTACGGACGCGGCGCTGCCGACATGAAGGGCGGACTCGCCGTCATCGCCGAGGCGGCGCGCGTCTTCGCCGAGGTCGGCTTCCCGTATCCTGGACGGCTTCTCGTCACGACACACGGATGGCACGAAGCGCCCTTCGGGTACGGACAGGACGTTCGCGAGATGATCCGCGCCGGGGATATCGGCGACGCCGCGCTGATCGCCGAGGGTCCGCACGACTTCCTCGCCGTCGCCGGTCGAGGCATGGCGATCTTCCGAGCGGTGCTGACCCGCGATGGCGACGTCCAGCACGAGAACGCGACGCCTCCCGGGACGCCGCATCCGCTCTTCGCGGCAGGGCATCTGTTGGCGCGCATCGAGGCGTTTCGGGCCCGCCTGGCGGAGCGGAGCCACGTACTGTTGCAGCCGGAGACCATCTTCGTCGGCGAAGCCCACGGCGGAGACTTCTACAACCGGTTCCCGAATCGCGCCCAGATCGTCGGCACGCGGCGATGGCATCCTGAGCGGTCGTTCGAGGACGTCCAGGCGGAGTTCGGGGAGATCGTCCGATCCGTCGGATCGGAGACGGGTGTCCACGTCGCCGTCGAGTGGCAGCTCGTCCGCGAGGGCTACCGGGTTCCTGACGCCAGCCCCATCGTCGCCGCTGCGTCCGAATCGTTCCGACTCGTCCGGGGCTCTGAGCCGCGCATCGAGGGCTTCGCCTCGGTGGGCGATGCGGCGACCTGGACGCGCGAAGGCGGCGTTCCCGCGCTCTGGTTCGGACCCAGAGCCGTCGGCGCTCACTCGGACTTGGAGTCCATCGCGCTGCCGGACATGGTCGAGCGCACGAGGATGTTCCTCGCGGCGGCTGTCGCCTACTTCAGTATGCACTGA
- a CDS encoding metal-dependent transcriptional regulator: MALFRSRRRQERVRRVLVEDTLKHVLSGMDQDRLATAKSLAGHLQTSHQEALELVADMEQHRLLSVSSAGLRLTEEGEEWALRIVRAHRLWERYLADEIGKPATALHREADRAEHRLSPDGVESLDAFLGYPREDPHGDPIPAAPGDRMQHDSTSLSEWEAGVPARVVHVEDEPASTFLELTRAGVRPGMTIEVRESGSADITLNDGSNDIVVSRAAASRVGVEAVRRHADDMPLSHLRLGEKGRVTRLDEQCRGMSRRRLLDLGIVPGTIVECALSSMFSDPCAYRVRGSMIALRRDQSERIRVVRESRSI, translated from the coding sequence ATGGCACTCTTCAGATCGCGCAGGCGTCAGGAACGCGTCCGGCGCGTCCTCGTCGAGGACACGCTCAAGCACGTGCTCAGCGGCATGGATCAGGATCGACTCGCCACCGCCAAATCACTCGCAGGGCACCTCCAGACATCGCACCAGGAAGCGCTCGAGCTCGTCGCCGACATGGAGCAGCACCGCCTGCTCTCAGTCTCGTCCGCCGGTCTGCGGTTGACGGAGGAAGGCGAAGAGTGGGCGCTGCGCATCGTGCGCGCCCATCGCCTGTGGGAACGCTACCTCGCCGACGAGATCGGCAAGCCGGCGACGGCGCTCCACCGGGAGGCGGATCGCGCGGAGCATCGACTGAGCCCGGACGGCGTCGAATCGCTCGACGCCTTCCTTGGATACCCGCGCGAAGACCCGCACGGCGACCCGATCCCCGCCGCGCCGGGCGATCGCATGCAGCATGACTCGACCTCGTTGAGCGAGTGGGAAGCCGGGGTTCCGGCGCGCGTCGTTCACGTCGAGGATGAGCCGGCGTCCACCTTCCTGGAACTCACAAGAGCCGGGGTCCGCCCTGGCATGACCATCGAGGTGCGCGAATCCGGTTCAGCCGATATCACGCTGAACGACGGATCGAACGACATCGTCGTCTCGCGTGCCGCCGCCAGCCGCGTCGGCGTGGAGGCGGTGAGGCGACACGCAGACGACATGCCGCTGTCGCACCTGCGGCTGGGAGAGAAGGGGCGCGTGACGCGGTTGGACGAGCAATGTCGCGGCATGTCTCGCCGCCGACTCCTCGATCTGGGTATCGTCCCCGGAACCATTGTGGAATGCGCCCTATCCAGCATGTTCAGCGATCCCTGCGCCTATCGCGTGCGTGGGTCGATGATCGCTCTGCGGCGTGACCAGAGCGAGCGCATCCGCGTTGTACGCGAAAGCCGTTCGATCTGA
- a CDS encoding HAD family phosphatase has protein sequence MNASARTDTLGWSPAETPTTRGDRTLESRLPPVRAVLFDLDGLLADTETLQKQAFEEVSQRYSSQRVTIYEEMHASFVGKSDLENAREVIDAFGLNVDARTLIEERADVYVDILNRSAVEPMPGIAGLLKGCRERGLRMAVGSSSIRRFVETSLAQVFRSMWWEDAPGEWFDAIVCGDDPTIAARKPAPDIYLECARLLGVRPVECLVLEDSASGIASARRAGIERAIAVPNEYTRSHNLSDAYAVLQSADEVLSRGWLDA, from the coding sequence TTGAACGCGAGCGCGCGAACGGATACGCTCGGATGGTCGCCTGCCGAAACGCCGACTACACGTGGGGATCGTACGTTGGAGTCACGCTTGCCGCCGGTCCGCGCCGTCCTGTTCGATCTCGATGGCTTGCTTGCCGACACGGAGACCCTGCAGAAGCAGGCGTTCGAGGAGGTGTCACAACGGTACAGCTCGCAGCGCGTCACGATCTACGAGGAGATGCACGCGTCGTTTGTGGGCAAGTCCGACTTGGAGAACGCGCGCGAGGTCATCGACGCGTTCGGTCTGAACGTGGACGCCAGAACGCTGATCGAGGAGCGAGCGGATGTTTACGTAGACATCCTCAATCGGTCGGCGGTGGAACCGATGCCGGGGATCGCTGGGCTTCTCAAGGGGTGCCGCGAGCGAGGGCTGCGCATGGCGGTGGGCTCCAGCTCCATCCGTCGGTTCGTGGAGACCTCGCTGGCGCAGGTGTTCCGCTCGATGTGGTGGGAGGATGCGCCCGGGGAATGGTTCGACGCGATCGTCTGCGGCGACGATCCGACGATAGCGGCTCGTAAGCCGGCTCCTGACATCTACTTGGAGTGCGCCCGGCTGTTGGGCGTCCGACCCGTAGAATGCCTTGTGCTGGAGGACTCGGCGTCGGGTATCGCGAGCGCGCGACGGGCTGGCATCGAGCGCGCAATCGCGGTTCCCAATGAGTACACGCGGTCGCACAACCTCAGCGATGCGTACGCCGTCCTTCAGAGCGCCGACGAGGTGCTTTCTCGTGGCTGGCTGGACGCGTGA
- a CDS encoding glycosyltransferase family 4 protein, with product MRRPGRAKAAFPRSGSDPEPSALTRTWSPSRCRTWSSARGCSSRRLSPTSVCTERGPTVVRLLLLNYEFPPLGGGGGRVTERLAREYARRGHQVDVLTSAYHDLPSDEERDGYRIVRVRAMRRSTNVAQVHEMLSYCVSSSIAAAKHHRDAPYDAVHAFFGIPSGVGAYWLRRRTGLPYVVFLGGRDVPRPNPEPPYYRYLYVLLKPAIRAIWREASHVVACSDGLRDLARATDPTASVAVIPDGVDLEAFTPKEHRSEGPARILGIGRLIPRKGFDALIRATAALEQRGRTGFEVEIVGDGPERQSLERLAETLGVGHRVRFAGTVSYADLPARYAAADIYALTSHAEGMPLVVLEAMATGLPIVATDVQGMQELVEDGSNGYRFAVGDHEALAQRLEELIANPASRAAFGVASRQRVERYSWSSIADSYLELLQDAARGGGRR from the coding sequence ATGCGGCGACCTGGACGCGCGAAGGCGGCGTTCCCGCGCTCTGGTTCGGACCCAGAGCCGTCGGCGCTCACTCGGACTTGGAGTCCATCGCGCTGCCGGACATGGTCGAGCGCACGAGGATGTTCCTCGCGGCGGCTGTCGCCTACTTCAGTATGCACTGAGCGGGGCCCTACCGTCGTGCGGCTTCTGCTGCTCAACTACGAGTTCCCGCCCCTGGGCGGCGGCGGCGGTCGCGTGACCGAACGCCTCGCCCGCGAGTACGCCCGACGCGGTCACCAGGTAGATGTGCTCACCTCGGCGTACCATGACCTGCCCAGCGACGAGGAACGCGACGGCTACCGCATCGTGCGCGTCCGCGCGATGCGCCGGAGTACGAACGTCGCCCAAGTCCACGAGATGCTCTCCTACTGCGTGAGCTCGTCCATCGCGGCGGCGAAACACCACCGCGACGCGCCATACGACGCGGTGCACGCCTTCTTCGGGATACCTTCCGGCGTCGGGGCGTACTGGCTCCGGCGAAGGACGGGGCTACCGTACGTCGTGTTTCTCGGCGGCAGGGACGTGCCGCGACCGAACCCGGAGCCTCCTTACTACCGCTATCTGTACGTCCTGCTGAAACCGGCGATCCGAGCCATCTGGCGCGAGGCGTCGCACGTCGTCGCGTGCAGCGACGGACTGCGTGACCTCGCCCGCGCCACCGATCCGACCGCATCGGTCGCCGTCATCCCGGACGGCGTCGATCTGGAGGCGTTCACGCCCAAGGAGCACCGCAGCGAGGGGCCCGCGCGCATCCTCGGCATCGGCAGGCTGATCCCTCGCAAGGGGTTCGACGCTCTGATCCGCGCCACCGCAGCCCTGGAGCAGCGCGGGCGCACGGGCTTCGAAGTCGAGATCGTCGGAGACGGGCCCGAGAGGCAGTCGCTTGAACGGTTGGCGGAGACGTTGGGAGTGGGTCATCGGGTCCGATTCGCAGGAACCGTCTCCTATGCCGATCTGCCTGCGCGATACGCGGCTGCCGACATCTACGCGCTCACGTCTCACGCGGAAGGCATGCCTCTCGTCGTGCTGGAGGCGATGGCGACGGGCTTGCCGATTGTCGCGACCGACGTCCAGGGCATGCAGGAACTGGTTGAGGACGGCTCCAACGGGTATCGCTTCGCCGTCGGCGACCACGAGGCGCTGGCTCAACGGCTAGAGGAGCTCATCGCTAATCCTGCGAGTCGCGCCGCATTCGGCGTTGCGAGTCGCCAGCGGGTCGAGCGCTACTCGTGGTCGAGCATCGCCGACTCGTACCTGGAGCTGCTCCAGGACGCGGCGCGAGGCGGAGGGCGCCGATGA